In Cicer arietinum cultivar CDC Frontier isolate Library 1 chromosome 7, Cicar.CDCFrontier_v2.0, whole genome shotgun sequence, a single window of DNA contains:
- the LOC140918727 gene encoding putative F-box protein At3g17490, protein MPRTFDNMWEIYSLRSNSWRKLDVDMPCRDVESVDGYINGMCHWWGQTSDEEYVVSFDLSGEAFIKTHIPLDMYDSLESEWVGRHLTGLNMSIALISNYVNNASFYI, encoded by the coding sequence atGCCAAGGACTTTTGACAATATGTGGGAGATCTATAGCCTAAGAAGTAACTCTTGGAGGAAACTTGATGTTGATATGCCTTGTCGTGATGTTGAAAGTGTTGATGGATACATAAATGGAATGTGCCATTGGTGGGGACAAACAAGTGATGAAGAATATGTGGTTTCATTTGATTTAAGCGGTGAAGCATTCATTAAAACGCATATACCTCTAGATATGTATGATAGTCTAGAATCTGAATGGGTTGGGAGACATTTGACAGGCTTAAATATGTCAATTGCACTAATATCAAATTATGTAAATAATGCATCTTTTTACATATAA
- the LOC101503899 gene encoding amino acid transporter AVT1I-like, which yields MESKNQLQISNSGQDSGEGTNFFKTCLNGLNALTGIGILSMPYAISQGGWLSFILLIIFGMMFCYTALLLEKCMKLHPQIKSYADIGEVAFGYKGRTVIASFIYIEVFLVAIEILILEGDNLEKLFPNMRFTFYGLKIGGKRCFILLSALVILPTTWLRSLEALAYISIGGVVASVILIGCVVCVGEFDGIGFHENGELVNVGGLSTSMSLFAFCYSAHALMPTLCNSMSDRKQFSKVLLVCFVATTFINGTIAILGYMMFGNHLNSQITLSLPTNSISTKIAIYTTIINPLTKYAIVITPIFKAIEDKWHLCKRRPISIFFRTIIVVSNVLVALFIPFFGYIMVFIGAFLSVTISLVLPCICYLTINKATKRFGLELIIIMGIPLIGTFIGIHGTYNSVGQIVNEMKQ from the exons ATGGAGAGTAAAAACCAACTCCAAATTTCAAATTCAGGGCAAGATAGTGGAGAAGGTACCAATTTTTTCAAGACATGTTTGAATGGACTCAATGCCTTGACAG GTATTGGGATACTCTCAATGCCATATGCAATTTCTCAAGGAGGGTGGTTGAGTTTTATTCTGCTGATTATATTTGGTATGATGTTTTGCTACACAGCATTGCTTCTAGAAAAGTGTATGAAATTACATCCACAAATCAAATCTTATGCTGATATAGGTGAGGTTGCGTTTGGGTATAAAGGGAGAACCGTGATAGCTAGCTTCATATACATAGAGGTATTTTTAGTTGCTATTGAGATACTTATATTAGAAGGTGACAATTTGGAGAAGCTATTCCCAAATATGAGATTCACATTCTATGGCCTTAAAATTGGAGGTAAAAGATGTTTTATCCTACTTAGTGCTTTGGTAATACTGCCCACAACATGGTTGAGAAGTTTGGAAGCTTTGGCCTATATATCTATTGGTGGGGTAGTTGCTTCTGTTATTTTAATTGGTTGTGTTGTGTGTGTGGGTGAATTTGATGGTATTGGGTTTCATGAAAATGGTGAGTTAGTAAATGTGGGAGGATTGTCTACTTCTATGAGCCTTTTTGCATTCTGTTACTCTGCTCATGCATTAATGCCAACTCTATGCAATTCCATGAGTGACAGAAAACAATTTTCCAAG GTTTTGTTGGTTTGTTTTGTGGCAACCACATTTATCAATGGAACCATAGCTATTTTAGGCTACATGATGTTTGGAAATCATTTGAATTCTCAAATCACATTAAGTTTACCGACAAACTCCATAAGTACTAAAATAGCAATATATACCACAATAATTAATCCTTTAACTAAGTATGCCATTGTAATCACCCCAATATTTAAAGCTATTGAGGATAAATGGCATCTATGTAAAAGGAGGCCTAttagcattttttttagaacaaTCATTGTGGTTAGCAATGTACTTGTGGCATTATTCATTCCATTTTTTGGATATATTATGGTATTCATTGGTGCATTTTTGAGTGTGACAATCTCATTAGTGCTCCCTTGCATTTGCTATCTAACGATAAACAAAGCTACTAAGAGATTTGGGTTAGAGTTGATCATCATTATGGGAATTCCGCTAATTGGTACATTTATTGGAATACATGGTACCTATAACTCAGTGGGGCAAATAGTAAATGAGATGAAGCAATGA
- the LOC101498996 gene encoding universal stress protein PHOS32 → MQNLHHNPTAHESDPQLPQIRIHHPSSPRHQSAATPTPTAGARRKIGVAVDLSDESAYAVHWAVQHYIRPGDAVILLHVSPTNVLFGADWGSIDLSINTDPNSEEETINVVSTNNNDNNSKTKLEDDFDAFTASKSADLAKPLREAQIPYKIHIVKDHDMKERLCLEVERLGLSAVIMGSRGFGAARRGSDGKLGSVSDYCVHHCVCPVVVVRYPDDKDAAEAVIAVKESDEGEAVITPVTLSHEHKKED, encoded by the exons atgcaGAACCTCCACCATAACCCCACCGCACACGAATCCGACCCACAGCTACCACAAATAAGAATCCATCATCCATCCTCACCTCGCCACCAGTCCGCAGCTACACCCACCCCCACCGCCGGCGCCCGCCGTAAAATCGGCGTCGCCGTTGACCTCTCTGACGAAAGCGCGTACGCCGTACACTGGGCTGTCCAGCACTACATCCGTCCTGGAGATGCCGTGATCCTCCTCCACGTCAGCCCTACCAACGTCCTCTTTGGCGCAGATTGGGGTTCCATCGATCTTTCCATCAACACCGACCCTAACTCCGAAGAAGAAACCATCAACGTTGTCAGCACCAACAATAATGATAATAACAGTAAAACGAAGCTTGAAGAtgatttcgacgctttcacggCGTCGAAATCCGCCGATCTTGCTAAACCGCTTCGCGAAGCGCAGATTCCGTACAAGATCCATATTGTGAAGGATCATGACATGAAGGAGCGGTTGTGTCTCGAGGTCGAGCGTCTCGGCCTCAGCGCTGTTATTATGGGGAGTCGTGGATTCGGTGCTGCACGCCGTGGCAGTGATGGGAAGCTTGGAAGTGTTAGTGATTACTGTGTTCACCATTGTGTCTGCCCTGTTGTTGTTGTTCGCTATCCTGATGATAAGGATGCTGCTGAGGCTGTTATTGCTGTCAAGGAAAGTGATGAGGGTGAGGCTGTTATTACGCCTGTCACCCTTTCTCATGAACATAAGAAAG AAGATTAA